The following proteins are co-located in the Bombus pascuorum chromosome 3, iyBomPasc1.1, whole genome shotgun sequence genome:
- the LOC132904864 gene encoding protein smoothened isoform X1 has product MRPKMTLLLIYYFLIFHQASSELAHGFPTNSNSNNETWKHGLELSPRHRIKDSTYLLDRYPMRELPPDSLNCHRAAKCVEMQRSTCMGTRLSYTTTTLDLIPEHVTQDIVEEKLHVLQALRHMPKCWAVVQPLLCSIFMPKCINDTVDLPSQEMCKMVSGPCRIVFNHTIWPSFVKCENTDLFPRLCKNDIRELKFNISGKCLRPLVPTDNALAIFEGVEGCGTQCNDPLFTPDEHKQIHSFIAWAAGICGSFNLFTVITFLIDWRSANKYPALVVFYINCCFMMSCIGWLAQFTGSREVIVCRKDGTLRMSEPSGENLSCVVVFVLVYYSLMAAMVWFVILTYAWHMSFQALGKIQDRIDKKGSYFHLIAWCLPLVLTVTIMALGEIDGNSVTGICFVGYTNHAVRAWFLLGPVLIVLLVGGYFLCRGLITLIRLKISSQEIISERASSKIRETIVRTGLFSIFTFAAVVVTFYCHIYEFQHSEEWRQSFRNYMICAITTKYLDISECKMEVRPSAAKMQLHLLSPFFAGILMSSWVWTGSTVDTWTRFLRRTFNCETEEPIRLKKHKVIAQAFAKRKTFNNAGRLSISFHNTHEDPVGLNFDLNSVASQDFSSTWAAALPKLVTRRGALVGGTTGSVSSNRRNSVDSEISFSVRRVSVESRRNSLDSQISVQIAELKTTRKVASSSRGRRGKRRRDFGKSRSGKVGPLFRRGSTTSQESQLGAQILSALTIGGNSKVPPIQVPNMKRRSASAGLDDRALNPKLFDGKNAGMLLPFLFPGQSGSDENLSSEEKQHQEISGKDVDIEGGNMEKDDQDSDSDDSQPEEEAKMLDPEEPHERSKSKISNKSSKSYGHESDRRSREGRRSKYLLQDETILKHLFQESSDIKLKSDAEIKEVYRKAGMGNLASSLNSCSPELTRLMQSEAQTGNAREMATQTSLPLDILEMEELKQSIDEIINSRNCSSKGTQISPQLNKNKNITT; this is encoded by the exons ATGCGTCCGAAG ATGACGCTcctattgatttattattttttaatctttcatcAAGCGTCGTCGGAACTGGCGCACGGATTCCCTACTAATTCGAATAGTAATAATGAAACATGGAAACATGGTTTAGAGTTGAGTCCCAGGCATAGGATTAAGGATTCCACTTATCTGCTGGACAGGTACCCCATGAGAGAATTACCACCTGATTCTTTAAATTGTCATAGAGCAGCAAAATGTGTAGAAATGCAAAGGAGTACTTGTATGGGTACAAGATTGTCATATACCACTACTACATTGGATCTTATACCTGAACATGTAACCCAAGATATTGTAGag GAAAAACTACATGTATTGCAAGCATTAAGACATATGCCAAAGTGTTGGGCAGTTGTTCAACCCCTCCTGTGCTCAATATTTATGCCAAAATGTATCAATGACACAGTGGATTTACCATCACAAGAGATGTGTAAAATGGTTTCAGGACCGTGTAGAATAGTGTTCAATCACACAATATGGCCAAGTTTTGTTAAATGTGAAAATACAGATTTATTTCCCAGACtatgtaaaaatgatattagagaattgaaatttaatatctctGGTAAATGCTTAAGGCCATTAGTTCCAACTGATAATGCACTTGCTATTTTTGAAGGAGTTGAAGGTTGTGGAACACAATGCAATGATCCACTTTTTACACCAGATGAGCATAAGCaaattcattcttttattGCCTGGGCCGCAGGCATCTGTGGttcattcaatttatttacagTT ATAACATTCTTAATTGATTGGAGAAGTGCAAACAAATATCCAGCTTTAGttgtattttacataaacTGTTGCTTTATGATGTCCTGTATTGGATGGCTTGCTCAGTTTACAGGAAGCAGAGAAGTAATTGTGTGTAGGAAAGATGGAACCTTAAGAATGAGTGAGCCGAG TGGAGAGAATTTGTCATGTGTCGTAGTGTTTGTTCTTGTGTATTACTCCCTTATGGCAGCTATGGTATGGTTTGTGATCCTTACATATGCTTGGCATATGAGTTTTCAAGCATTAGGCAAAATCCAAGACAGGATTGACAAGAAGGGCTCATACTTCCACTTAATTGCTTGGTGTTTACCACTTGTCCTTACTGTTACAATCATGGCATTAGGGGAAATTGATGGAAATAGTGTTACTGGTATATGTTTTGTGGGTTACACTAATCATGCAGTCAGAGCTTGGTTTTTGCTTGGCCCTGTGTTAATTGTCTTACTCGTTGGAGGTTATTTCTTATGCAGAG gtTTAATTACTTTGATTCGACTAAAAATAAGCAGTCAAGAAATTATATCTGAAAGAGCAAGTTCTAAAATACGAGAGACCATTGTGCGCACGGGACTATTCTCGATTTTCACATTCGCTGCAGTTGTGGTGACTTTTTATTGCCACATTTACGAATTTCAACATTCTGAAGAATGGCGTCAGAGTTTTAGAAATtacatgat ATGTGCAATAACAACAAagtatttggatatttctgaATGTAAAATGGAAGTACGACCGAGTGCAGCTAAAATGCAATTACACTTGCTTTCACCATTTTTTGCTGGTATTCTTATGTCTTCATGGGTATGGACTGGTTCAACTGTAGATACTTGGACCAGATTTCTTAGACG aaCATTCAACTGCGAAACAGAAGAGCCTATTAGACTGAAGAAACACAAAGTAATTGCTCAAGCGTTTGCAAAACGGAAGACATTCAATAACGCTGGTCGATTGTCTATCAGCTTCCATAACACCCACGAGGATCCAGTCGGTTTAAACTTCGATCTAAACTCTGTAGCTTCTCAGGATTTCAGTTCAACGTGGGCAGCTGCTTTGCCAAAGCTAGTTACTCGTAGAGGTGCACTCGTCGGTGGTACAACGGGCTCTGTATCTAGTAACAGGAGAAATTCTGTAGATTCTGAAATCAGCTTTAGCGTACGTCGGGTGTCCGTGGAATCTAGAAGAAACTCTTTGGACTCACAAATATCAGTTCAAATAGCTGAATTGAAGACAACGCGGAAAGTCGCTAGCAGTTCACGCGGTCGACGCGGGAAACGACGACGAGACTTCGGAAAATCTAGATCAGGTAAAGTAGGTCCACTGTTTAGAAGAGGCAGTACGACGTCACAGGAAAGTCAGCTCGGTGCACAGATATTATCGGCGTTGACTATAGGTGGCAATTCGAAAGTACCGCCCATTCAAGTGCCTAATATGAAGAGACGATCGGCTAGCGCTGGTTTGGACGACCGCGCCTTGAATCCTAAACTATTCGATGGGAAGAATGCTGGGATGCTGCTTCCATTCCTATTTCCAGGGCAAAGTGGCAGTGATGAAAATTTAAGTAGTGAGGAGAAACAGCATCAAGAAATATCAGGAAAAGACGTGGATATCGAAGGAGGAAATATGGAAAAGGACGATCAAGACAGTGACAGTGATGACAGTCAACCAGAAGAAGAAGCTAAAATGTTAGATCCTGAAGAACCTCATGAACGTAGCAAGAGTAAAATTAGCAACAAAAGTTCGAAAAGTTATGGTCATGAGAGTGATAGGAGGAGCAGAGAAGGCCGTAGGAGTAAATATTTGCTCCAAGATGAAACCATTTTAAAGCACTTGTTTCAAGAATCCAGTGATATTAAGTTGAAAAGTGACGcagaaataaaagaggtaTATAGAAAAGCTGGAATGGGAAATCTGGCATCTAGTTTAAACTCGTGTTCTCCTGAATTGACAAGACTAATGCAGTCCGAGGCGCAGACTGGCAATGCACGAGAAATGGCAACACAGACATCATTGCCATTGGACATTTTAGAAATGGAGGAATTGAAACAGAGCATAGATGAGATTATCAATAGCCGAAATTGTAGCTCAAAGGGAACACAGATCTCACcgcaattaaataaaaacaaaaatatcactACGTAA
- the LOC132904885 gene encoding androgen-induced gene 1 protein-like isoform X1, which yields MQEGLLIGFHMISCAQFAFSVYYDYMYTIVPPNVIKIHNSYGGKFKFLTFWDAIVQAIFFFICILNDWFGTNAVSPKKTPFIRKLKDNIHAILGFPVAMFVGVVFWTLMFVDRELVLPKALDPYFPWWLNHLMHTMIMVSTLIEMMIAPRKYPRRWIGVLCLFSFIFIYLIWLHIIFYKSGIWVYPVLDVLPLSLRIIFFIAMFLIVLSLYVIGEAVDNFLWGNEYTKSKKSYAKNK from the exons ATGCAGGAAGGCCTACTAATTGGATTTCACATGATCTCCTGTGCGCAATTCGCGTTCTCCGTGTATTATGATTACATGTACACTATTGTCCCTCCGAATGTTATCAAAATACACAACAGCTACGGCGGGAAATTCAAGTTCCTCACTTTCTGGGACGCG ATCGTTCaagcgatatttttcttcatatGTATTCTGAATGATTGGTTCGGCACAAATGCAGTTAGTCCTAAGAAGACACCATTCATACGTAAATTAAAGGATAATATACATGCGATCCTCGGTTTTCCAGTCGCCATg TTCGTTGGAGTAGTATTCTGGACTTTAATGTTCGTGGATCGCGAATTGGTACTTCCAAAGGCGCTGGATCCTTACTTTCCATGGTGGCTCAATCATTTAATGCACACAATGATCATGGTTTCCACGCTAATAGAAATGATGATAGCCCCGAGAAAATATCCAAGGAGATGGATTGGCGTTTTATGTTTATTCTccttcatatttatatatttaatttg gttgcatataattttctataagagCGGTATCTGGGTGTACCCAGTACTAGATGTATTGCCGCTGTCGTTACGAATTATATTCTTCATTGCAATGTTTTTAATCGTCTTATCCTTGTATGTGATCGGCGAAGCAGTGGACAACTTTCTTTGGGGTAACGAATAtactaaaagtaaaaaatcttATGCCAAGAACAAATAG
- the LOC132904864 gene encoding protein smoothened isoform X2, which translates to MRPKMTLLLIYYFLIFHQASSELAHGFPTNSNSNNETWKHGLELSPRHRIKDSTYLLDRYPMRELPPDSLNCHRAAKCVEMQRSTCMGTRLSYTTTTLDLIPEHVTQDIVEEKLHVLQALRHMPKCWAVVQPLLCSIFMPKCINDTVDLPSQEMCKMVSGPCRIVFNHTIWPSFVKCENTDLFPRLCKNDIRELKFNISGKCLRPLVPTDNALAIFEGVEGCGTQCNDPLFTPDEHKQIHSFIAWAAGICGSFNLFTVITFLIDWRSANKYPALVVFYINCCFMMSCIGWLAQFTGSREVIVCRKDGTLRMSEPSGENLSCVVVFVLVYYSLMAAMVWFVILTYAWHMSFQALGKIQDRIDKKGSYFHLIAWCLPLVLTVTIMALGEIDGNSVTGICFVGYTNHAVRAWFLLGPVLIVLLVGGYFLCRGLITLIRLKISSQEIISERASSKIRETIVRTGLFSIFTFAAVVVTFYCHIYEFQHSEEWRQSFRNYMICAITTKYLDISECKMEVRPSAAKMQLHLLSPFFAGILMSSWVWTGSTVDTWTRFLRRTFNCETEEPIRLKKHKVIAQAFAKRKTFNNAGRLSISFHNTHEDPVGLNFDLNSVASQDFSSTWAAALPKLVTRRGALVGGTTGSVSSNRRNSVDSEISFSVRRVSVESRRNSLDSQISVQIAELKTTRKVASSSRGRRGKRRRDFGKSRSGGNSKVPPIQVPNMKRRSASAGLDDRALNPKLFDGKNAGMLLPFLFPGQSGSDENLSSEEKQHQEISGKDVDIEGGNMEKDDQDSDSDDSQPEEEAKMLDPEEPHERSKSKISNKSSKSYGHESDRRSREGRRSKYLLQDETILKHLFQESSDIKLKSDAEIKEVYRKAGMGNLASSLNSCSPELTRLMQSEAQTGNAREMATQTSLPLDILEMEELKQSIDEIINSRNCSSKGTQISPQLNKNKNITT; encoded by the exons ATGCGTCCGAAG ATGACGCTcctattgatttattattttttaatctttcatcAAGCGTCGTCGGAACTGGCGCACGGATTCCCTACTAATTCGAATAGTAATAATGAAACATGGAAACATGGTTTAGAGTTGAGTCCCAGGCATAGGATTAAGGATTCCACTTATCTGCTGGACAGGTACCCCATGAGAGAATTACCACCTGATTCTTTAAATTGTCATAGAGCAGCAAAATGTGTAGAAATGCAAAGGAGTACTTGTATGGGTACAAGATTGTCATATACCACTACTACATTGGATCTTATACCTGAACATGTAACCCAAGATATTGTAGag GAAAAACTACATGTATTGCAAGCATTAAGACATATGCCAAAGTGTTGGGCAGTTGTTCAACCCCTCCTGTGCTCAATATTTATGCCAAAATGTATCAATGACACAGTGGATTTACCATCACAAGAGATGTGTAAAATGGTTTCAGGACCGTGTAGAATAGTGTTCAATCACACAATATGGCCAAGTTTTGTTAAATGTGAAAATACAGATTTATTTCCCAGACtatgtaaaaatgatattagagaattgaaatttaatatctctGGTAAATGCTTAAGGCCATTAGTTCCAACTGATAATGCACTTGCTATTTTTGAAGGAGTTGAAGGTTGTGGAACACAATGCAATGATCCACTTTTTACACCAGATGAGCATAAGCaaattcattcttttattGCCTGGGCCGCAGGCATCTGTGGttcattcaatttatttacagTT ATAACATTCTTAATTGATTGGAGAAGTGCAAACAAATATCCAGCTTTAGttgtattttacataaacTGTTGCTTTATGATGTCCTGTATTGGATGGCTTGCTCAGTTTACAGGAAGCAGAGAAGTAATTGTGTGTAGGAAAGATGGAACCTTAAGAATGAGTGAGCCGAG TGGAGAGAATTTGTCATGTGTCGTAGTGTTTGTTCTTGTGTATTACTCCCTTATGGCAGCTATGGTATGGTTTGTGATCCTTACATATGCTTGGCATATGAGTTTTCAAGCATTAGGCAAAATCCAAGACAGGATTGACAAGAAGGGCTCATACTTCCACTTAATTGCTTGGTGTTTACCACTTGTCCTTACTGTTACAATCATGGCATTAGGGGAAATTGATGGAAATAGTGTTACTGGTATATGTTTTGTGGGTTACACTAATCATGCAGTCAGAGCTTGGTTTTTGCTTGGCCCTGTGTTAATTGTCTTACTCGTTGGAGGTTATTTCTTATGCAGAG gtTTAATTACTTTGATTCGACTAAAAATAAGCAGTCAAGAAATTATATCTGAAAGAGCAAGTTCTAAAATACGAGAGACCATTGTGCGCACGGGACTATTCTCGATTTTCACATTCGCTGCAGTTGTGGTGACTTTTTATTGCCACATTTACGAATTTCAACATTCTGAAGAATGGCGTCAGAGTTTTAGAAATtacatgat ATGTGCAATAACAACAAagtatttggatatttctgaATGTAAAATGGAAGTACGACCGAGTGCAGCTAAAATGCAATTACACTTGCTTTCACCATTTTTTGCTGGTATTCTTATGTCTTCATGGGTATGGACTGGTTCAACTGTAGATACTTGGACCAGATTTCTTAGACG aaCATTCAACTGCGAAACAGAAGAGCCTATTAGACTGAAGAAACACAAAGTAATTGCTCAAGCGTTTGCAAAACGGAAGACATTCAATAACGCTGGTCGATTGTCTATCAGCTTCCATAACACCCACGAGGATCCAGTCGGTTTAAACTTCGATCTAAACTCTGTAGCTTCTCAGGATTTCAGTTCAACGTGGGCAGCTGCTTTGCCAAAGCTAGTTACTCGTAGAGGTGCACTCGTCGGTGGTACAACGGGCTCTGTATCTAGTAACAGGAGAAATTCTGTAGATTCTGAAATCAGCTTTAGCGTACGTCGGGTGTCCGTGGAATCTAGAAGAAACTCTTTGGACTCACAAATATCAGTTCAAATAGCTGAATTGAAGACAACGCGGAAAGTCGCTAGCAGTTCACGCGGTCGACGCGGGAAACGACGACGAGACTTCGGAAAATCTAGATCAG GTGGCAATTCGAAAGTACCGCCCATTCAAGTGCCTAATATGAAGAGACGATCGGCTAGCGCTGGTTTGGACGACCGCGCCTTGAATCCTAAACTATTCGATGGGAAGAATGCTGGGATGCTGCTTCCATTCCTATTTCCAGGGCAAAGTGGCAGTGATGAAAATTTAAGTAGTGAGGAGAAACAGCATCAAGAAATATCAGGAAAAGACGTGGATATCGAAGGAGGAAATATGGAAAAGGACGATCAAGACAGTGACAGTGATGACAGTCAACCAGAAGAAGAAGCTAAAATGTTAGATCCTGAAGAACCTCATGAACGTAGCAAGAGTAAAATTAGCAACAAAAGTTCGAAAAGTTATGGTCATGAGAGTGATAGGAGGAGCAGAGAAGGCCGTAGGAGTAAATATTTGCTCCAAGATGAAACCATTTTAAAGCACTTGTTTCAAGAATCCAGTGATATTAAGTTGAAAAGTGACGcagaaataaaagaggtaTATAGAAAAGCTGGAATGGGAAATCTGGCATCTAGTTTAAACTCGTGTTCTCCTGAATTGACAAGACTAATGCAGTCCGAGGCGCAGACTGGCAATGCACGAGAAATGGCAACACAGACATCATTGCCATTGGACATTTTAGAAATGGAGGAATTGAAACAGAGCATAGATGAGATTATCAATAGCCGAAATTGTAGCTCAAAGGGAACACAGATCTCACcgcaattaaataaaaacaaaaatatcactACGTAA